TGTCATCATGGGCCCGCGAGGCGCCGATGACTGGGACCCCCAACATGACCCACCCCCCAGACCAGCCGCCTTCTGGCCTGCTGCTGAGTGTGGACTGGGACGCCTTTTCGGGCACCCGGGAACTGGTGTTCGACGCGCCGATCTGGGGCACCCGTGACCGCGAGGAGGACCGGTTGGCCGCCTGGACCGCGCGGGCGCAGCGGCGTGGGGGAGAGGGGGACCCCGCCGCCCCCTGGGCCGCCCTGGATGCCGATTTTCCGCTGTACCCCGGCTGGGCGGCGCTGCGGGCCTACGCGGGGGTGCCCACCTGGCTCACCCTCAGCCACGCGGACGCCTGGGCGTGGCTGGAGCGGTTTCCCGGCCACGCCGTGCTGAATCTGGATTCGCACCACGACCTCGCCAGCTTTTCCGGCGATCCAGCGCGGGTGCGTCCGGGCAACTGGGCGGGGCTGGGGCTGCGCTCTGGGCTTATCCGGCAGGTGAACACGCTGTATCCCCACTGGCACGCGGGGCTGCCCGTGGCCGAGGGATTTGATCTGGCCCGCACCTGGACCGAGGTCTCGCCGCTGCTGCCCGCCGACCTGCATGGCCGCGTCACCCTGACCCGGCAGGCGGCCCCCGGCGCGGGCCTGCCCGACCCAGCGGAGGTGCGGGCGCTGCTGCTGGTGCAGTCCCCGGCCTGGACCAGCCCGGCCCACGACCCGGCGCTGCGCGAACTGGCCGGGGCGCTGCGGGCCCAGGTGCTGGTTCCCCCCCTCTGGCGGTCATGACGGCGCTGAGGGCGGGGGGTACAATGCCCTGACCCCGCCCACCGTCCCCCCCTTCTGCCGCCCCGGTCCCCAGGAGCGCCCCCATCGTGATAACCCCTTCCCAAGAGCAAACCCTGCCCACCGCCTATCAGGTGGGGGCGTTCGCCCTGATCGTGCACCGGGGCGCCTACCTGATCACCAGCCCGCGCGAGCCGCTGCTGCCCGGCGGCAGCCACGACCTGCCCGGCTTCATCCTGAATGCCGCCACGGGCGCCAATCCCGTGGAATTGCAGCTGCGCCGCACCATCCGCGAGCAGGTGAGCTTGGCGGTGAGTGACCTGAAACTGGTGGGCTCACACGCGGCGCGCGGCATGCACGGCGCGGAAGGCGGCATGCGCCTGAACCTGATTTTTGGCACCGAATACTGCGCGGGCATTCTGCAGCCCGACCTGAGAACGGTCATGGGCGCCACCTGGGTGCCCAGCGAGGACCTGCTGCGCCCCGGCGGCGCCCCGGGTTGGCTGCAGGGCGCGGTGCGCGACTTCGAGGCCATTGCGCCCCTCCCGGCCCCCGAGGCCCCGGCCCCCACCCCCAAACTGCGCTTCGGCCGCCGCCGGTAAGCTCAACGCGGACTGGAGCGGAGGCGCAGCAGACTGGGAGAGCGAGCCGGAACGGAGGCTCTTCTGGGGGTGATGTGTGTATCCGAGTGCTGTTCCAGGTGGTGTGCGGAGCTAACGGAACGCCGTACCAGCACTGGTGCGGCCCGTTTCAACAGTTGAGTTAGGACGATTTGATGGACACGGCGCTTTCCTCTTCCGCCTGTGGGGGTCTCGCAGAGCGGCGCCGCAGAGGAAGGTGAACGGGGCCGTCGTCCTAGACGATATTTTCCTCACGGCCGCCGCACCGGCTTTAAACACCGTCCGCACCATTGACAAGGCCGCTTTTGGCCCATATCTGCTACCCTGCGGGGTGGCCCGCGACCTGTTTTGTCGCTGCGGCTGGAGGCACCTATGAACCACTCTCCCGCTCGGGGCCTGCTTGCCCCGCTGCCCCTGCTCTTGATTGCTCTGTACGCGCTGAGCATTCTGCTCGCCAACCTCACGCTGAATACCTTCATTCCGCTGCCGGTGTTTGGGCTGCTGAGTGTGGGCACCATTTTCTTCGCCGCCGTGTTCACCCTGCGCGACCGCATTCACCGCGCCGGGGGCCTGAACGCGGTGTACATCGCCATTGGGGCAGCTCTGCTGGTCAATACGGTGTTTGCCCTGGTGACGGGCACGGAATGGCGTTTTATCGGCGCCAGCTTCCTGGCGATTCTGGTGGGCGAACTGGCCGATACCGCCGTCTACCAGCGCTTTATCCGCCGCAGCTGGTGGACCCGGGTGCTGGCCAGTAATGCCGTCAGCGTGCCGCTGGACTCCATTCTGTTTACCCTGCTGGCGTTCTGGGGCATCAAAACGAACAACGAGATTCTCCAGATCATCTTCGCCGACATCGTGGCCAAGTACCTGATCGCCGCGCTGTTCGCTTTCCGGTTGCGGCACGCGGCCCGCTCTGCCGCCGCATGAGCGAGCCGGCGCCCGCGGCCCGGCTGCGGGTCATCGCCAACGCCCGTCCGGACCTGAGCACCCTGGTTGAGCATGTGTTGCACCTGCCTCCCCTCTGCCCGGCCACCGGCAACCCCGGCCCCGGCAGCACCCTGGCCCTGCGCTACGAGGCCGGCCCGGGGCTGCTGGAACTGTTCAGCCTGGACAGTTACGTGGACGCCTTTATCGGGCACCCGGTGGTGCGCGACATGGAATTCTTCGTGCAGACCGTGGCCCAGGACGCCGCCAACGCGCTGGGCCAGCCGGTGACCGCCCACGCCGACGTGACCTTCAAGGGCCTGCGCCAGGGCCAGCGGGTCACCGTGACTGCCACGCCGCAGGGGGAAGCCAGCCGCTGAAGCCCGGCCCCTGTGGCCTGTCGCGCGCCGGACGCCTTGCAGAGGGTGTCCGGCGCTTGGTTTAGCGGTCCTCAACCTCCAGGGTGTCCGGGTCGGGGCCGCTGTCCTCCTCTTCATCGAGTTCCAGCGTCAGGGCCGACCAGCGCGCCGGTAGGGTCAGCGTGAGTACGCCGTCCTCGTAGGTGTAGTTCACGGCGCCGTCCACGCGGCGCACATGGCCCAGGCCCGCCACCCGCAGGCTCACGCGCGGCTCGGGAAAATTCTCGCCCTCCACCTCGCGGCGGATCAGCACCTGGGCCCCGTGGCGCTCGCCCAGCAGCCGGGTCAGGCGCCCGCGCACCGGGCCGTCGCCGCCGTCCTCGTACAGCTGGCCCACGAAGCCGTGGGGGCCGGCGTGCACCAGCCACGTCAGGTCCGCCCAGCGCGCGGTGGTGGTGTGGGGGGCCCCCTGGGTCAGGGCCAGGGCCTCGCCAGCGCGCAGGTACAGGGGCAGCGTGTCCAGCGGCGCCTGGGCGGTCACATACTGTTCGCCCTCGTGAATAGCGCCAAAGCGGCCCAGATTGAACACCTCGGCCCAGCGGCCAGCGGGCAGATACACCTGCCGCCGCCTCACCCCGCCGCGCAGCACTGGGGCCACCAGCAGGCCCTCGCCCAGCAGGTACTGGCCCTCCTCGCGCAGGGCGTCCTCATCGCCGGGGAAGTGCAGGGCCAGCGGGCGCAGCAGGGGCAGCCCGGTGCGGGTGGCCGCGTGCGCCAGGGTGTACAGGTGCGGCAGCAGCCGGTAGCGCCGTTCCAGCGCCGCGCCCACCAGGGCCGTGTAGGGCTCGCCAAAGCGCCACGGTTCCTGGTCGGCGGTGCCCAGGGCCGCGTGGTTGCGCACAAAGGTATAGCCCAGCGCCGCCTGATACCAGCGCACCAGCAGTTCCCCGGTGCTGTCGCCGCCAAAGCCGCCCACATCCGCCCCCACAAACGGCACGCCGCTCAGGCCCAGGCCGCCCAGCATGGGCAGGCTGAGGGCGAGGTGGCCCCAACTGGCCGCGTTGTCGCCGGTCCACACCGCCGCCGAGCGCTGAATGCCCGCGTACCCGGCGCGGGTGAGAATCCAGGGCCGGATGCCGGGACTGAAGCGCGCGTAGCCGGCGCGGCTGGCCTCGTTCATGCCGTTGGCATAGGCGTTGTGCACCTCCAGGTGGGTGCGCGTGCCGTGCCGGGCGTCGTAGGGCAGTGTCTTGCCCTCGGTGGGCTGCGGCTGGCGCAGGGAAAAGCACGCGGGCTCGTTCATGTCGTTCCACTGGCCCTGAATGCCCGCTTCGGCAAAGAGGCGGTGGTGCCCCGCCCACCACGCCACCACCTCGGGCCGGGTGAAGTCCGGGAAGACCGCCGGGTCCGGCCAGACCTCGCCCACCAGCACCTCGCCCCGGGCGGTGCGCACCAGATGGTCGCCGCGCACGGCCTCCTCGTAGACCTCGTAGCCCGCTTCCACCTTCACGCCGGGGTCCACGATGGGCACCAGTTTCACGCCCTGGCCCGCCGCCTCTTTCACCAGCGCCCGCAGGTCCGGGAAGTTCGCGCGGTTCACTGTCCAGACCTTGTAGGCGTCCATGTAATCAATGTCCACGTACACGCTGTCCAGCGGCAGGCCGCGCTCGCGGTAGCCGGCAATCACGGCGCGCAGGTCGCCTTCGGTGCGGTAGCCCCAGCGGCTTTGCGCGGCGCCCAGGGCCCACAGGGGCGGCATGGGGGCCGTGCCGGTCAGGTCCGCGTAGCGGCGCAGCACGTCGGCGGGGCGGGGCCCGGCGATCACATACAGGTCCAGCTCCGGCCCCGCCGAGGCAAAGCGCAGTTCTTCGGGGTGGGTGCGCGCCACATCCGCTTCCAGGCGCCAGGACTCGTCCAGGAACAGGCCGTGGGCGCGGCCTCCCTGCAGCACCGTGGTGAAGGGAATGGACACGTACAGCGGGTCGGTTTCGAGGTGGTGGGGAAAACAGTCGGTGTTCCAGAAGGTGAGGTGCTGCCCCCGCTTGTCCAGCGGCCCCACCTTCTCGCCAAAGCCCAGGTAGGCCGCGCCTTCCGGGGCTCCCAGGTGCAGGCGGGTGCGGCGCAGGGCAAAGCGTTCGGCGTCCAGCGCGGGGCGGGGGGCGGGGGCCTCGCCGCTCCAGGCGTGCGCCTGGGCCAGCACCCGCGCCCCCGGCCCGCTGCCGCTGAGCACCTGCCACGCGCCCGTCCGGCGGTCCAGCTTCAGCGCCAGCCCCCCGCCGATGATCAGCAGGTCGTCGC
The nucleotide sequence above comes from Deinococcus multiflagellatus. Encoded proteins:
- a CDS encoding glycoside hydrolase family 31 protein, which encodes MRLSSFAVEVGGAPAPGRQGTQVRVWGETDLLLVSAPLPGVLRVRLIPEARAGSLSFPRPASKPSFALRPGLPEGVSLSAAEDGDDLLIIGGGLALKLDRRTGAWQVLSGSGPGARVLAQAHAWSGEAPAPRPALDAERFALRRTRLHLGAPEGAAYLGFGEKVGPLDKRGQHLTFWNTDCFPHHLETDPLYVSIPFTTVLQGGRAHGLFLDESWRLEADVARTHPEELRFASAGPELDLYVIAGPRPADVLRRYADLTGTAPMPPLWALGAAQSRWGYRTEGDLRAVIAGYRERGLPLDSVYVDIDYMDAYKVWTVNRANFPDLRALVKEAAGQGVKLVPIVDPGVKVEAGYEVYEEAVRGDHLVRTARGEVLVGEVWPDPAVFPDFTRPEVVAWWAGHHRLFAEAGIQGQWNDMNEPACFSLRQPQPTEGKTLPYDARHGTRTHLEVHNAYANGMNEASRAGYARFSPGIRPWILTRAGYAGIQRSAAVWTGDNAASWGHLALSLPMLGGLGLSGVPFVGADVGGFGGDSTGELLVRWYQAALGYTFVRNHAALGTADQEPWRFGEPYTALVGAALERRYRLLPHLYTLAHAATRTGLPLLRPLALHFPGDEDALREEGQYLLGEGLLVAPVLRGGVRRRQVYLPAGRWAEVFNLGRFGAIHEGEQYVTAQAPLDTLPLYLRAGEALALTQGAPHTTTARWADLTWLVHAGPHGFVGQLYEDGGDGPVRGRLTRLLGERHGAQVLIRREVEGENFPEPRVSLRVAGLGHVRRVDGAVNYTYEDGVLTLTLPARWSALTLELDEEEDSGPDPDTLEVEDR
- a CDS encoding arginase, which codes for MLLSVDWDAFSGTRELVFDAPIWGTRDREEDRLAAWTARAQRRGGEGDPAAPWAALDADFPLYPGWAALRAYAGVPTWLTLSHADAWAWLERFPGHAVLNLDSHHDLASFSGDPARVRPGNWAGLGLRSGLIRQVNTLYPHWHAGLPVAEGFDLARTWTEVSPLLPADLHGRVTLTRQAAPGAGLPDPAEVRALLLVQSPAWTSPAHDPALRELAGALRAQVLVPPLWRS
- a CDS encoding VUT family protein, with amino-acid sequence MNHSPARGLLAPLPLLLIALYALSILLANLTLNTFIPLPVFGLLSVGTIFFAAVFTLRDRIHRAGGLNAVYIAIGAALLVNTVFALVTGTEWRFIGASFLAILVGELADTAVYQRFIRRSWWTRVLASNAVSVPLDSILFTLLAFWGIKTNNEILQIIFADIVAKYLIAALFAFRLRHAARSAAA